In Lacibacter sp. H375, one DNA window encodes the following:
- a CDS encoding lysophospholipid acyltransferase family protein, translated as MYYIVYGFLRLLSFLPMAVLYLLADLAYVIIFYVLGYRKEVVMNNLLTAFPEKTEEERKKIMKTFYHNFCDTFLEMIKMFSWNTEEIKRRFVCNIEVMNDFVGKDQNVLIVSGHYFNWEMANLGLGALSKMPFVVVYMPIRNKAIDKVVYDLRRKTGVVLVPATDFQNQVREHTKNQHALILVGDQNPGNPAKAYWTNFFTKPAPFPRGPEKGARRGNTIVIYADFYKVKRGYYKCEFELLTSSPNNYKDGELTRLIVDKIENSIRQRPANYLWSHRRWKHEWRDEYKKMWIDK; from the coding sequence ATGTATTATATCGTTTACGGTTTCCTTCGTTTACTTTCCTTTCTTCCAATGGCAGTGCTTTACTTGCTTGCCGATCTTGCTTATGTAATTATTTTCTATGTGCTTGGCTATCGAAAAGAAGTGGTGATGAATAATCTCTTAACTGCTTTTCCCGAAAAAACAGAAGAAGAACGAAAGAAGATTATGAAAACATTCTATCATAACTTTTGTGACACGTTTCTTGAAATGATCAAAATGTTTTCATGGAATACCGAAGAAATTAAAAGAAGGTTTGTCTGCAATATTGAAGTGATGAATGATTTTGTTGGCAAAGATCAGAACGTACTAATCGTGTCTGGCCATTACTTTAATTGGGAAATGGCCAATCTTGGATTAGGGGCTCTGTCAAAAATGCCATTCGTTGTTGTGTACATGCCTATACGTAATAAAGCCATCGACAAAGTTGTGTATGATTTAAGGCGAAAGACGGGTGTGGTTTTAGTGCCGGCTACAGATTTTCAAAACCAGGTGCGTGAGCATACAAAAAATCAACACGCATTAATTTTAGTTGGAGATCAAAACCCCGGAAACCCGGCAAAAGCATATTGGACTAATTTCTTCACAAAGCCGGCACCTTTCCCAAGAGGACCTGAGAAAGGAGCACGAAGAGGTAATACTATAGTTATTTATGCGGATTTTTATAAAGTAAAACGTGGTTATTATAAATGCGAGTTTGAATTGTTGACATCTAGTCCAAATAATTATAAGGACGGCGAACTCACCCGTTTGATCGTTGATAAAATTGAAAACTCTATTCGTCAACGCCCTGCTAATTATTTATGGAGCCACAGAAGGTGGAAGCATGAATGGAGGGATGAATATAAAAAGATGTGGATCGATAAATGA
- the nadB gene encoding L-aspartate oxidase, giving the protein MQTDFLVIGSGIAGLTYAIKVAEACPDKQILVVTKSNADETNTKYAQGGIAVVNDLENDSFDKHIEDTLIAGDGLCDQQIVEIVVKEGALRVNEIIEWGARFDKEKDGDYSLGKEGGHSEHRILHHKDVTGAEMERALLETIRRSKNITLVNHYFVVDLITQHHLGFLVTKSTPDVQCYGVYALNLKTNTIEIIQAKITLLAAGGNGQVYRTTTNPVIASGDGVAMVYRAKGRIENMEFIQFHPTALYQAGQKGQAFLITEAVRGDGGILRNHKGEAFMENYDERKDLAPRDIVARAIDSEMKISGTEHVWLDCRHMDIEKFIHHFPNIYEKCKSLGIDVTQHMIPVAPAAHYSCGGIKTDEWGRTSIKHLYAAGECASTGLHGANRLASNSLLEAMVFAHRSYMDAVEKIKLLDAEQPVLPEWNAKGTSQPKEMILITQSLKELQQVMSDYVGIVRNDIRLQRAMRRLDLLWEETENLYRSSSISPQIMELRNMISVGYLITKGASFRKESRGLHFNTDYPNKHPLLQNIVL; this is encoded by the coding sequence ATGCAGACAGATTTTCTCGTAATAGGATCGGGCATAGCTGGATTAACATATGCCATTAAAGTTGCGGAAGCATGCCCTGATAAACAGATATTGGTAGTAACCAAGTCCAATGCAGACGAAACCAATACCAAGTATGCGCAAGGCGGCATCGCCGTGGTAAATGATCTGGAGAATGATAGTTTCGATAAACATATTGAAGACACGTTAATTGCTGGAGATGGATTGTGTGATCAACAGATCGTTGAGATAGTAGTGAAAGAAGGAGCTTTGCGTGTAAATGAAATTATTGAATGGGGTGCCAGGTTCGATAAAGAAAAAGATGGTGATTATTCGTTAGGAAAAGAAGGCGGGCATAGTGAGCACCGCATCCTTCATCATAAAGATGTAACAGGTGCAGAAATGGAAAGAGCTTTGCTTGAAACCATTCGACGCAGCAAGAACATTACATTGGTGAATCATTATTTTGTAGTTGATCTTATTACCCAGCATCATCTTGGTTTTCTTGTTACCAAATCAACACCAGATGTACAATGCTATGGTGTGTATGCACTGAACCTGAAAACAAATACAATTGAGATCATCCAGGCAAAGATTACTTTATTGGCTGCCGGAGGAAACGGACAGGTTTACCGAACAACAACCAATCCAGTAATTGCAAGTGGTGATGGTGTGGCAATGGTCTATCGTGCAAAAGGCCGTATTGAAAATATGGAGTTCATCCAGTTTCACCCAACAGCATTATACCAGGCAGGACAAAAAGGGCAAGCATTTTTAATTACAGAAGCAGTACGTGGCGATGGTGGTATTCTTCGTAATCATAAAGGCGAAGCATTCATGGAGAACTATGACGAACGTAAAGATCTTGCTCCCCGTGATATTGTTGCAAGAGCAATTGATAGTGAAATGAAGATCAGCGGTACTGAACATGTGTGGCTCGATTGCAGGCATATGGATATTGAAAAGTTCATTCATCACTTTCCGAATATTTATGAAAAATGTAAAAGCCTTGGAATAGATGTAACACAACATATGATACCAGTTGCTCCTGCTGCGCACTACAGTTGTGGTGGTATTAAAACAGATGAGTGGGGACGTACATCCATTAAACATTTATATGCAGCCGGCGAATGTGCAAGCACAGGTTTACATGGCGCAAATCGTTTGGCCAGTAATTCTTTATTGGAAGCAATGGTATTTGCTCATCGTAGTTATATGGATGCTGTTGAAAAAATCAAGCTCTTGGATGCAGAACAACCCGTATTGCCGGAATGGAATGCAAAAGGAACAAGTCAACCCAAAGAGATGATCCTTATCACCCAAAGCTTAAAAGAGTTGCAACAGGTGATGAGTGATTATGTTGGTATTGTGCGCAACGATATACGTTTACAAAGGGCCATGCGTCGTTTAGATCTGTTGTGGGAAGAAACTGAAAATCTTTACCGTAGCAGTTCAATTTCTCCGCAGATCATGGAGTTGCGTAACATGATCTCTGTTGGTTATCTCATTACTAAAGGAGCATCGTTCAGGAAAGAGAGCAGGGGATTGCACTTCAATACCGATTATCCAAACAAGCATCCATTGCTTCAGAACATTGTACTGTAG
- the ispG gene encoding (E)-4-hydroxy-3-methylbut-2-enyl-diphosphate synthase has translation MFLYSASLTDYKRLATKEVKIGDLLLGNFHPIRLQTMTTTDTMDTIGTVEQSIRCIEAGAELVRITAPSKKEAENLQNIKDELRKRGYNTPLVADIHFTPNAAEIAARIVEKVRVNPGNYVDKKKFEQIEYTDAEYLEEIDRIRERFTPLVKICKEYGTAMRIGTNHGSLSDRIMSRYGDTAIGMVESAMEFLRIARAESFHNIMLSMKSSNPQVMVQAYRMLINHMMDEFNECYPLHLGVTEAGDGEDGRVKSAAGIGTLLEDGIGDTVRVSLTEDPEFEIPVCRDLVKRYQQTEKPTAKIPAISTSGLPYSPFEYKRRESFAIGNIGGKQVPVVIADLSKLDSITPKELERVGYKYDEATDKWSIGDMAADYIFIANQTLNFELPGTLKVIVYPETWKASVATVSGEQKYFPIFADSGYAEAEVKNDLLNFVMIDCYNDDTTLNDYTYLDVLANDPTVVLCLSSTNKNAMQSVRRMFIELMNRKIKNPVVLITDSNWQTADEHLIHYSTECGALLLDGMGDGICLGMSTKSYSLQAANYSQNTAGRNYLSNQSPEQFINNTAFSILQATRTRISKTEYISCPSCGRTLFDLQETTAKIRSVTNHLKGVKIAIMGCIVNGPGEMADADFGYVGSGPGKITLYKGKEVVKRSVDSEVAVDELINLLKENSAWVEPA, from the coding sequence ATGTTTTTATATAGCGCTTCCTTAACTGATTATAAACGACTGGCAACAAAAGAGGTAAAGATCGGCGATTTGCTGCTGGGTAATTTCCATCCCATCCGTTTGCAAACAATGACCACTACTGATACAATGGATACCATTGGCACGGTAGAGCAAAGCATCCGCTGTATTGAAGCCGGCGCAGAGTTGGTTCGTATTACTGCACCTTCAAAAAAAGAAGCGGAGAATTTACAGAACATCAAAGATGAATTACGCAAAAGAGGTTACAACACACCGTTAGTGGCAGATATTCATTTTACACCAAACGCTGCCGAGATCGCTGCACGTATTGTGGAGAAAGTGCGTGTTAACCCCGGCAACTATGTTGACAAGAAAAAATTTGAACAGATCGAATATACTGATGCGGAATATCTCGAAGAGATCGATCGTATTCGTGAACGTTTTACTCCGTTGGTGAAAATTTGTAAAGAGTACGGAACTGCAATGCGTATTGGTACCAATCATGGTTCACTTAGCGATCGTATTATGAGCCGCTATGGCGATACTGCGATTGGTATGGTGGAAAGTGCCATGGAATTTTTGCGCATAGCACGTGCAGAAAGTTTTCACAATATTATGCTGAGCATGAAGAGCAGTAATCCACAGGTGATGGTGCAGGCATATCGTATGCTCATCAATCACATGATGGATGAATTCAACGAATGTTACCCGTTGCATCTTGGCGTTACTGAGGCGGGTGATGGTGAAGATGGCCGTGTAAAAAGTGCTGCGGGTATCGGCACATTACTCGAAGATGGTATTGGTGATACGGTGCGTGTAAGCTTAACCGAAGATCCCGAGTTTGAAATTCCCGTTTGCAGAGACCTGGTAAAACGTTATCAGCAAACTGAAAAGCCGACAGCAAAGATTCCGGCTATTTCTACTTCCGGATTACCTTATTCTCCTTTTGAATACAAACGCAGAGAAAGTTTTGCAATCGGCAATATTGGTGGAAAGCAAGTGCCTGTTGTAATAGCTGATTTGAGTAAACTTGATTCTATCACACCAAAAGAATTGGAACGTGTGGGGTATAAATATGATGAAGCAACTGACAAGTGGAGTATAGGTGATATGGCTGCTGATTATATTTTCATTGCCAATCAAACATTAAATTTTGAATTGCCCGGCACGTTGAAAGTGATCGTTTACCCTGAAACATGGAAAGCATCTGTTGCTACTGTTTCAGGCGAACAGAAATACTTTCCCATTTTTGCAGATAGTGGTTATGCAGAAGCTGAGGTAAAAAATGATCTGTTGAATTTTGTTATGATCGATTGTTATAACGATGATACAACGCTTAATGATTATACTTATCTCGACGTATTGGCAAACGATCCAACTGTTGTATTGTGTTTAAGCAGCACCAATAAAAATGCAATGCAGAGTGTGCGTCGCATGTTTATTGAACTGATGAATCGTAAGATCAAAAATCCTGTTGTATTAATTACAGACAGTAACTGGCAAACTGCCGATGAACATCTCATTCATTATTCAACTGAGTGCGGTGCATTGTTGCTCGATGGTATGGGCGATGGAATTTGTTTGGGAATGAGTACAAAAAGTTATTCGCTGCAAGCCGCCAACTATTCGCAAAATACAGCTGGTAGAAATTATCTAAGTAACCAATCACCCGAACAGTTCATCAATAACACGGCTTTCAGTATTTTACAGGCAACACGTACACGAATTTCAAAAACGGAGTATATTTCATGCCCGAGTTGTGGAAGAACATTATTTGATCTGCAGGAAACGACAGCAAAGATCCGTTCTGTCACCAATCATTTGAAAGGTGTGAAGATCGCTATCATGGGATGTATTGTAAATGGCCCCGGTGAAATGGCGGATGCAGATTTTGGTTACGTAGGCAGTGGTCCGGGAAAGATCACATTGTACAAAGGAAAGGAAGTGGTGAAACGAAGTGTAGATAGTGAAGTGGCAGTTGACGAACTCATTAATTTATTAAAAGAAAACAGTGCCTGGGTTGAACCGGCGTAA
- a CDS encoding tetratricopeptide repeat protein — translation MKIFLTIFVLFAALLTHAQEGEVMKGNRYYKEGNYDKAEEAYQKALSKKENLIARYNLGNTLYKKESIDDAVKSFDGVINATDDPELKTKALYNKGVLLHKGNRLTEAIDAYKQALRLNPDDEEVRKNLQLALQQKKQQEPKKDQKKEQKEQKQKQEKKKEEPKPQQPKPQKSKLTKKQAEQYLKALEQKERELQEKVRKKTAVPNQPEKDW, via the coding sequence ATGAAGATTTTCTTAACCATATTTGTTTTATTTGCTGCGTTGCTTACCCATGCACAGGAAGGGGAAGTAATGAAGGGCAATCGTTACTACAAAGAAGGTAATTATGATAAAGCGGAGGAAGCTTACCAAAAAGCATTGAGCAAAAAAGAAAACCTGATTGCACGTTATAATCTCGGCAACACACTTTATAAAAAAGAGAGCATTGATGATGCGGTAAAATCGTTTGATGGCGTGATCAACGCTACCGATGATCCTGAATTAAAAACAAAGGCACTTTACAACAAAGGAGTTTTATTACACAAAGGCAATCGCTTAACCGAAGCAATTGATGCGTACAAACAGGCATTGCGTTTAAATCCTGATGATGAAGAAGTAAGAAAAAATCTGCAACTGGCTCTTCAACAGAAAAAGCAACAGGAACCTAAAAAGGATCAAAAGAAAGAACAAAAGGAGCAAAAGCAAAAACAGGAAAAAAAGAAGGAAGAACCCAAGCCGCAACAACCCAAACCTCAAAAAAGCAAGCTTACCAAAAAGCAGGCTGAGCAATACCTCAAAGCGCTGGAGCAAAAAGAGCGTGAATTACAGGAAAAAGTGCGGAAGAAAACCGCTGTTCCCAACCAACCGGAGAAAGACTGGTAG
- a CDS encoding VWA domain-containing protein — protein sequence MLVVLIPVVLLFVFNKRWKKKTKKKIGDEQLVNLLTVNHSTKKFAAKFYIFLAAIALTAVGAANLRTAGKAENVNRKGRDIIIAMDVSKSMLADDVKPTRLDKAKQFINKLLDQLPDDRIGLIWFAGKAYLPMPLTADQGAAKLYVQSAGPDAVPTQGTVIGEAMRLAAESFPQESKRYKVLLLITDGEDHDEAAENMARELKNRGVLLLSIGLGTPEGSPITDPETKEFKKDNLGQTVVSKLNEPLLRQLAAVNGGLYGNLENTDEMLKEVTTIINQLEKKGVEGEVSNTNYNNFFFWFLTAALLLLIVELFIHERKKV from the coding sequence TTGCTGGTAGTACTAATACCAGTGGTTTTATTATTTGTATTCAACAAACGTTGGAAAAAGAAAACAAAAAAGAAAATTGGTGACGAGCAGTTGGTAAATCTTTTAACTGTCAATCATTCCACGAAAAAATTTGCTGCTAAGTTTTATATTTTTCTCGCCGCAATTGCATTAACAGCAGTTGGTGCAGCTAATCTCCGAACAGCAGGTAAAGCAGAAAATGTAAACCGAAAAGGTCGTGACATTATCATTGCCATGGATGTAAGTAAAAGTATGTTGGCTGATGATGTAAAACCTACCCGTTTAGATAAGGCAAAACAATTCATCAATAAACTTCTCGATCAATTGCCTGATGATCGTATCGGACTTATTTGGTTTGCAGGTAAAGCTTATTTGCCTATGCCGTTAACAGCAGATCAAGGTGCTGCTAAATTATATGTGCAATCGGCTGGTCCTGATGCAGTGCCAACGCAAGGAACTGTTATTGGTGAAGCCATGCGATTGGCAGCAGAAAGTTTTCCGCAGGAAAGTAAACGTTACAAAGTATTGCTCCTGATAACAGATGGCGAAGATCATGATGAAGCAGCAGAGAACATGGCCCGAGAACTGAAGAACCGTGGTGTTTTATTACTCAGCATTGGTTTGGGAACACCAGAAGGTTCGCCCATTACTGATCCTGAAACAAAAGAATTCAAGAAAGATAACCTGGGGCAAACAGTTGTATCGAAGTTGAATGAACCATTGCTTCGTCAACTTGCTGCTGTGAATGGTGGCTTGTATGGTAATCTTGAGAATACCGATGAAATGCTGAAGGAAGTAACAACCATCATCAACCAATTGGAAAAGAAAGGTGTGGAAGGCGAAGTGAGCAATACCAATTATAACAACTTCTTCTTCTGGTTTTTAACGGCAGCATTATTGCTGTTGATTGTTGAATTGTTTATTCATGAACGAAAGAAGGTATGA
- a CDS encoding penicillin-binding transpeptidase domain-containing protein encodes MRFVPVLFFLVVLFNSCSINNFSIDNDLKQYFDKYKATGSFSLFDNAQAQFTIYDSANFRKRFTPASTFKIVNSLIGLETGKLFDEKMIIKYDGIIPEQKTEVIADITMEQAFKNSYVPYYQQLARNIGRDTMQFWIDSIKYGNMKLGSVIDSFWLNNTIKISPDEQLGLVKRLYFEQLPFQKRTQQIVRKVMMQEENSLYKLAYKTGWGFDEKGENIGWIVGWIEENRHPYFFVLLVQSPDQNYDMRNNRLALLKDILKHYDFMQGKK; translated from the coding sequence ATGCGGTTTGTTCCTGTTTTGTTCTTCCTGGTTGTGCTATTTAACTCTTGTTCTATCAATAATTTTTCAATTGATAACGACCTGAAACAGTATTTCGATAAATACAAAGCAACGGGTTCTTTTTCGTTGTTTGATAATGCGCAGGCACAGTTTACCATTTACGATTCAGCTAATTTCCGAAAACGTTTTACACCCGCTTCCACGTTCAAAATTGTGAACTCACTTATTGGTTTGGAAACGGGTAAGCTCTTTGATGAAAAGATGATTATCAAGTACGACGGTATAATTCCAGAGCAAAAAACTGAGGTTATTGCTGATATAACTATGGAGCAAGCTTTTAAAAATTCATATGTCCCTTACTACCAACAACTGGCACGGAATATTGGAAGAGATACCATGCAATTCTGGATCGATTCGATCAAGTACGGTAATATGAAATTAGGCAGTGTTATTGATTCTTTCTGGCTCAACAATACCATTAAGATTTCGCCCGATGAACAATTGGGTTTGGTAAAGCGCCTGTATTTTGAGCAACTTCCTTTTCAAAAACGTACACAGCAGATCGTTCGTAAAGTGATGATGCAGGAAGAAAATTCGTTGTACAAACTTGCTTACAAAACCGGTTGGGGCTTTGATGAAAAAGGAGAAAACATTGGCTGGATCGTTGGCTGGATAGAAGAGAACCGTCATCCATACTTTTTTGTGTTACTGGTACAATCTCCCGATCAGAACTATGATATGCGCAATAATCGTCTTGCTTTGTTAAAAGATATTTTGAAGCACTACGATTTTATGCAAGGGAAAAAATAA
- the kbl gene encoding glycine C-acetyltransferase, which produces MNEKLVQRIANELDEIKTNGLFKTERIIESAQGPEIMVNGKIVLNFCANNYLGLSSHPKVIEAAKKYIDLRGFGMSSVRFICGTQDIHKELEAKISKFLGTEDTILYAAAFDANGGVFEPLFGEQDAIISDALNHASIIDGVRLCKAQRFRYEHNNMADLEAKLQEAADARNRVIVTDGSFSMDGTIAQLDKIAELAEKYDAAIMVDECHSSGFLGKTGRGTHEYRGVMGKIDIITGTLGKALGGASGGFTSGRKEVIEMLRQRSRPYLFSNTLAPSIVGASIAVMDLLSETTELRDKLEANTKYFRSKMTAAGFDIKPGDHPIVPIMLYDAVVAQDFAAKLLKEGIYVIGFFFPVVPKGQARIRVQLSAAHDQQHLDKAIAAFTKVGKELGVLKEVTA; this is translated from the coding sequence ATGAATGAGAAATTAGTGCAACGCATTGCAAATGAATTGGATGAGATCAAGACCAACGGGCTTTTTAAAACCGAGCGAATCATTGAGAGCGCCCAAGGTCCTGAGATCATGGTCAACGGGAAGATTGTGCTGAATTTCTGCGCCAACAATTATCTTGGGTTGTCCTCTCATCCGAAAGTTATTGAGGCAGCAAAAAAATACATCGATTTGCGTGGATTTGGGATGAGCAGTGTGCGTTTTATCTGCGGCACACAGGATATCCATAAAGAGCTGGAAGCGAAAATTTCGAAATTCCTCGGTACAGAAGATACCATTTTATATGCAGCAGCTTTCGATGCCAATGGAGGTGTATTTGAACCATTGTTTGGTGAGCAGGATGCCATCATCAGCGATGCATTGAACCATGCCAGTATTATTGATGGCGTTCGTTTGTGTAAAGCCCAGCGTTTCCGTTATGAGCATAACAACATGGCCGATCTGGAAGCAAAACTTCAGGAAGCTGCGGATGCCCGTAACCGTGTGATTGTTACCGATGGAAGTTTCAGCATGGATGGTACTATTGCCCAACTTGATAAAATTGCTGAACTCGCAGAAAAATATGATGCGGCAATTATGGTAGATGAGTGTCATTCAAGTGGCTTTCTCGGAAAGACTGGTCGAGGTACACATGAATACCGTGGCGTGATGGGTAAGATCGATATCATTACCGGCACTTTGGGTAAAGCACTCGGCGGTGCAAGTGGTGGCTTCACCAGCGGACGTAAAGAAGTAATTGAAATGTTGCGCCAACGTTCACGCCCTTATCTTTTCAGCAATACGCTTGCCCCAAGTATTGTGGGTGCATCTATTGCAGTGATGGATCTGTTAAGCGAAACAACTGAACTCCGTGATAAACTCGAGGCAAATACAAAATACTTCCGTAGTAAAATGACCGCCGCCGGTTTTGATATTAAACCCGGTGATCATCCAATTGTTCCCATCATGTTATACGATGCGGTGGTGGCGCAGGATTTTGCGGCCAAATTGTTGAAGGAAGGAATCTATGTGATCGGATTTTTCTTCCCCGTTGTGCCGAAAGGGCAAGCTCGTATCCGTGTACAACTGAGTGCGGCGCACGATCAACAACATTTGGATAAAGCCATTGCAGCGTTTACCAAAGTAGGTAAGGAGTTGGGTGTATTGAAAGAAGTAACTGCATGA
- a CDS encoding RNA polymerase sigma factor — MTAREYNECVTRYADNVYRFILKNLGHEEDARDVVQSAFEKLWVNKDNVDNERSKSYLFTIAYNQMIDHIRKHKRMTLRDEFAEEVRIQDRPQHNMKKVLEEALARLSETARSLVLLKDYEGYSYDEIGEITGLNESQVKVYLHRARLQLKNYLVSIENVM; from the coding sequence ATGACCGCCAGAGAATATAATGAATGTGTGACCCGGTATGCCGACAACGTATACCGTTTTATCCTCAAGAATTTGGGGCACGAAGAAGATGCACGGGATGTTGTGCAAAGTGCTTTCGAAAAATTGTGGGTGAATAAAGACAATGTAGATAATGAACGCAGCAAATCATACCTGTTTACCATTGCCTACAACCAGATGATCGATCACATTCGCAAACACAAACGGATGACCTTGCGGGATGAATTTGCAGAAGAAGTGAGAATACAGGACCGGCCGCAACATAATATGAAGAAAGTGTTGGAAGAAGCACTGGCCCGGTTAAGTGAAACAGCAAGAAGCCTTGTTTTATTAAAAGATTACGAAGGATATAGTTACGACGAGATTGGTGAAATAACGGGATTGAACGAGAGCCAGGTAAAAGTTTATTTGCACCGAGCAAGATTACAGTTGAAAAATTATTTAGTGAGTATTGAAAATGTAATGTAG
- a CDS encoding anti-sigma factor family protein, translating into MNINRHNYEEFFLLYVDNELTAGQRKIVEAFVATNPDLQEEFDLIRQSVFTDDVKLDTSFINSLLKPVDEESNINEEQLLLYVDDELRADEKAQVEKELVANTTLQKELQWLRRSQLTADTSIVFPDKSLLYKQAEPARVFSLSITARRWSAAAAVVVLLGSAMWLMLDKTKTTDKQESIAVVDQQQPVKKNTEETSRPSSVKDLVKETLDEQTSEFNQSTASTESTEKTKTSTTGNVSAPAVNTTEQTETTITTPVVEQPIDIVKTDVPEKIFEEKNDAPSNIPQTSTVQPIANNISYAAYNNDVADNDEDALLNEERQRRSGIAGLIKKAKRTLERKTGIQSSSSEVRFAVFAVNTQ; encoded by the coding sequence ATGAATATTAACCGCCATAATTACGAAGAGTTTTTCCTCCTGTATGTCGACAATGAGTTGACAGCCGGGCAGCGGAAAATTGTGGAAGCATTTGTGGCGACCAATCCGGATCTGCAGGAAGAATTTGATTTGATCCGGCAGTCTGTTTTTACAGATGATGTAAAACTGGATACTTCATTCATCAACTCTTTATTGAAACCGGTTGATGAAGAAAGCAACATCAATGAAGAGCAATTGTTACTTTATGTTGATGATGAATTAAGAGCTGATGAAAAAGCACAAGTTGAAAAAGAACTTGTAGCTAACACAACACTTCAAAAAGAATTACAATGGCTTCGTCGAAGCCAGTTAACAGCTGACACTTCTATTGTATTCCCCGATAAATCTTTACTGTACAAACAAGCTGAACCTGCACGTGTGTTCTCGCTGAGCATAACAGCCAGGAGATGGAGCGCTGCAGCTGCAGTTGTTGTGTTGCTGGGTAGTGCTATGTGGCTGATGTTGGATAAAACGAAAACAACAGATAAACAAGAATCTATTGCTGTAGTTGATCAACAACAACCAGTAAAGAAAAATACAGAAGAAACAAGCAGGCCTTCTTCAGTAAAAGATTTAGTGAAAGAGACATTGGATGAACAAACCAGCGAGTTTAATCAGTCTACAGCATCTACTGAATCTACAGAAAAAACAAAAACATCTACAACTGGTAATGTTTCTGCTCCTGCAGTTAACACAACTGAACAAACAGAAACAACAATTACTACGCCTGTTGTTGAACAACCAATAGATATTGTGAAGACTGATGTGCCAGAAAAAATATTTGAAGAAAAAAATGACGCTCCCAGTAACATTCCACAAACTTCAACCGTACAACCTATAGCAAACAACATCAGCTATGCTGCTTACAACAATGATGTTGCCGACAATGACGAGGATGCACTCCTTAACGAAGAAAGGCAACGCAGAAGTGGAATAGCAGGGTTGATAAAAAAAGCAAAACGGACGCTTGAACGTAAAACCGGTATTCAATCAAGTTCTTCCGAAGTACGCTTTGCAGTGTTTGCAGTAAACACCCAATAA
- a CDS encoding outer membrane beta-barrel protein, giving the protein MKQFLFSLLGLVLCLGLNAQSDTTKPQSADTIKVGNMIIIKKHDGKEKKTEKDEKDGDDDDDGVSVEIKKRKDYKKSNVSTNWLILDLGFSNVNDQTNYASPEAQAFFPAGTKDQMGLRNGRSINVNVWFFMQRVNIIKHVVNLKYGLGVEMNNYSFEKSIRYNTEPVTNITVDNFKYKKNKLAADYLTVPVMLDFNFAPKRKKGYGFSAGVSAGYMYAARQKMKSEQNGKEKVRSDFNLEPWKLSAIGELNLGAVRLYGSYALNNLHKNGLEQTPYNFGIRFSSW; this is encoded by the coding sequence ATGAAGCAGTTTTTATTCTCATTGCTAGGTCTAGTACTATGCCTCGGACTCAACGCACAATCTGACACCACAAAACCACAAAGTGCCGATACCATTAAAGTCGGTAACATGATCATCATCAAAAAACATGATGGTAAAGAAAAGAAAACAGAAAAAGATGAAAAAGACGGTGACGACGATGATGATGGCGTATCGGTTGAAATCAAAAAACGTAAAGACTACAAAAAATCAAACGTAAGCACCAACTGGCTTATTCTTGATCTTGGTTTCTCAAATGTAAATGATCAAACAAATTATGCATCCCCTGAAGCACAGGCTTTTTTTCCAGCAGGAACAAAAGATCAAATGGGTTTGCGTAACGGTCGATCCATTAATGTAAATGTCTGGTTCTTCATGCAACGTGTTAACATTATCAAACACGTAGTAAATCTGAAATACGGTTTAGGTGTGGAAATGAACAATTACAGCTTTGAAAAAAGTATTCGGTACAATACTGAACCAGTTACAAATATTACCGTTGATAACTTCAAATACAAGAAAAACAAACTGGCAGCCGATTATTTAACAGTGCCAGTTATGCTCGACTTCAATTTTGCTCCAAAGCGCAAAAAAGGTTATGGCTTCAGCGCAGGTGTTAGCGCAGGTTACATGTATGCAGCCCGCCAAAAAATGAAGAGTGAACAAAATGGCAAAGAAAAAGTAAGAAGCGATTTCAACCTTGAACCATGGAAGCTTTCTGCAATTGGCGAATTGAACCTTGGTGCGGTTCGCTTGTACGGTAGCTATGCACTTAACAACTTACATAAAAACGGACTGGAACAAACACCTTACAACTTTGGTATAAGATTTAGCAGCTGGTAA